The Aphis gossypii isolate Hap1 chromosome 3, ASM2018417v2, whole genome shotgun sequence genome includes a region encoding these proteins:
- the LOC114119321 gene encoding ATP-binding cassette sub-family B member 10, mitochondrial: MTFGLLRYSLCTKFKLPIHHQHSFIVYIPRCRARKPLFNEAVRWMSTKSTTKETKKLFSESKVLRLYSLAKPEKNKLICAVCFLIVSSAVTMAIPFSFGRIVDIIYKSEATEAQSKLVKTCTILLPIFLVGAACNFGRIYLMNTSGYKITKRLRELLFKSLLSQETAYFDRHRTGELINRLSSDCLLVSQTITTNISDGLRSTIMVASGVSFMFFVSAKLALVGLSIVPPIAALAVIYGRFVRKITRSVQDSLAASNQVAEEKISNIRTVKAFSQEKKEMFLYGEKMNEVLQLSIKESFMRGLFFGMTGFAGNFIIISVLYSGGLLVSEQAISVGELSSFLLYAAYTGVSIGGLSTFYSDINRGLGASSRIWEIIDRKPLIPISGGLKPLTDPKGDISFQNIVFNYPNRPDAPILNGLNLEIPSGMIYALVGHSGSGKSTLGHLLLRLYDPQSGQVCLDNTDLKMYDPIWLHSHIGVVSQEPILFSGTVRENIAYGRECATDNEIISAAKEANAYDFIVKTFPEGFDTVVGERGVLLSGGQKQRIAIARALLKNPKILLLDEATSALDAESEKLIQEALQRVSKGRTVLTIAHRLSTIKNADKLAVIFSGKIGELGSYDELMSIENGLFRKLNKNQILTS; this comes from the exons ATGACGTTCGGCTTACTGCGTTACAGCTTgtgtacaaaatttaaattgcccATTCATCATCAACACAGTTTTATTGTCTATATCCCACGTTGTAGGGCACGAAAGCCTTTATTTAATGAAGCTGTACGATGGATGAGCACCAAAAGTACAACAaaggaaacaaaaaaattattttcagagtCTAAGGTTCTGAGATTGTATTCACTAGCTAagccagaaaaaaataaactcataT GTGctgtatgttttttaatagtatctaGTGCAGTTACGATGGCAATTCCATTTTCTTTTGGACGTattgttgatataatttataaatctgaAGCAACAGAAGCACAatctaaattagttaaaacatGTACTATActgttacctatatttttagttggaGCTGCATGCAATTTTGGAcgcatatatttaatgaatacatctg gttataaaataacaaaaagactaagagaattattatttaaatctctTTTGTCACAAGAAACTGCATACTTTGATCGTCATAGAACTGGAGAACTTATTAATCGACTATCATCTGATTGCTTACTAGTAAGCCAAACCATCACTACAAATATTTCCGATGGACTACGTTCTACTATAATGGTTGCCAGTGGCGTTTCTTTCATG ttttttgtatCTGCAAAATTAGCTTTGGTTGGCTTATCTATAGTGCCTCCAATTGCTGCATTGGCTGTGATATATGGACGTTTTGTACGAAAAATTACACGATCTgtacag GATTCATTAGCTGCTTCAAATCAAGTTGCTGAAgagaaaatatcaaatatcagAACTGTAAAAGCATTCAgccaagaaaaaaaagaaatgtttttGTACGGGGAAAAAATGAATGAAGTATTGCAGCTTTCTATTAAAGAATCATTCATGAGAGGATTATTTTTTGGGATG ACAGGATTTGCCGGAAACTTCATAATTATATCAGTTTTATACAGTGGTGGGTTGTTGGTCAGTGAACAAGCCATTAGTGTTGGGGAATTGAGCtcatttttgttatatgcTGCTTATACGGGAGTGTCTATTGGAGGTTTATCAACATTCTATTCTGACATTAATAGAGGTTTGGGTGCATCATCAAGAATATGGGAAATTATTGATCGTAAaccattaatacctatttctg gtGGGCTAAAACCACTGACTGATCCTAAAGGTGATATAAGTTTCcagaatattgtatttaattatccaAACCGACCAGATGCACCTATTCTTAATGGATTAAACTTAGAAATACCTAGTGGTATGATCTATGCATTAGTTGGCCATAGTGGTAGTGGAAAAAGTACATTaggtcatttattattaagacttTATGATCCACAAAGTGGTCAAGTGTGTTTAGACAAtacagatttaaaaatgtatgatccAATTTGGTTACATAGTCATATAGGAGTTGTTAGTCAA gagccgattttattttctggaaCTGTTAGAGAAAATATTGCTTATGGCCGTGAATGTGCTAcagataatgaaataattagtgCTGCTAAAGAAGCAAATgcatatgattttattgtaaaaacatttcCAGAAGGATTTGATACAGTAGTTGGAGAACGTGGTGTTCTATTGTCGGGTGGCCAAAAACAAAGAATAGCTATTGCTAGAGCATTACTAAAAAATcctaaaatcttattattagatGAAGCTACaag tgCATTAGATGCGGAAAGTGAAAAGTTAATTCAGGAGGCGTTGCAGAGAGTTTCAAAAGGAAGAACTGTATTAACAATTGCACATAGGTTATctactattaaaaatgcag ataaattggCTGTAATATTCAGTGGGAAAATAGGTGAATTAGGTTCATATGATGAACTTATGTCTATAGAAAATGGTTTATTtagaaaacttaataaaaatcaaatattgacaagttaa
- the LOC114119319 gene encoding galectin-9 isoform X1, producing MAQAPFLNPTLPFVGPIQNGLKQGTLLSFQGTSFPSSNRVCINLQIGPSVAPRDAVALFVALDFNRNLIVRNSIQAQNWGVEETHGPPVSLIRGQPFKLDILCDAYDYKIAFNGSHYTEMKHRVPFQSVFYLAIDGEAQLHSIHINSPGSTQFGGPTMPMPGNPPGYMPMPGQMPVPGQMPMPGQMPMPGSYAPGHIPSAGHMPGTVPPYASGYSAYPGQTHNSPYLQKHTSSPIKNALNQGLVNYALTGHISPRKAAKAQRKQAKKALKYGIPVAGVAGAGVGAYAMHKAHKHKGYKHKKGSKSSSSSSSSSSSSSSD from the exons ATGGCTCAAGCTCCATTCCTCAATCCG ACTCTGCCGTTTGTCGGACCAATACAAAACGGTTTGAAACAAGGCACGTTGCTTAGCTTCCAAGGTACATCATTCCCGTCTTCAAACAG ggtctgtataaatttacaaattggcCCGAGTGTTGCTCCTCGAGACGCTGTCGCCTTGTTTGTTGCTTTAGACTTTAATCGCAACTTGATTGTCAGGAATTCTATTCAAGCACAAAATTGGGGCGTAGAGGAAACTCATGGTCCACCTGTGTCTCTCATTCGAGGCCAGCCTTTCAAATTGGATATATTGTGTGATGCTTACGACTATAAA atcgCATTCAATGGATCCCATTACACAGAAATGAAACATAGGGTACCATTTCAAAGTGTGTTTTATTTAGCTATCGACGGAGAAGCACAATtacatagtatacatataaattccCCCGGAAGTACACAATTTGGTGGTCCGACAATGCCGATGCCTGGTAATCCACCGGGGTATATGCCAATGCCTGGGCAGATGCCGGTTCCCGGACAAATGCCTATGCCTGGACAGATGCCAATGCCTGGAAGCTATGCACCTGGACATATACCATCAGCGGGTCATATGCCTGGAACTGTTCCGCCATATGCTTCAGGTTATAGTGCCTATCCTGGCCAAACTCATAATTCTCCTTATTTGCAG aaacaCACAAGTTCACCAATTAAAAATGCACTCAATCAAGGATTAGTTAATTATGCTTTAACTGGACATATTAGCCCT cGTAAAGCAGCTAAAGCTCAAAGAAAACAAGCCAAAAAAGCTCTGAAATATGGTATTCCTGTAGCTGGAGTTGCTGGAGCTGGTGTTGGTGCGTATGCTATGCACAAAGCGCATAAGCATAAAgggtataaacataaaaaggGATCAAAGTCATCAAgcagtagtagtagtagcagtagcagcagcagcagtgattga
- the LOC114119319 gene encoding galectin-9 isoform X2, whose amino-acid sequence MAQAPFLNPTLPFVGPIQNGLKQGTLLSFQGTSFPSSNRVCINLQIGPSVAPRDAVALFVALDFNRNLIVRNSIQAQNWGVEETHGPPVSLIRGQPFKLDILCDAYDYKIAFNGSHYTEMKHRVPFQSVFYLAIDGEAQLHSIHINSPGSTQFGGPTMPMPGNPPGYMPMPGQMPVPGQMPMPGQMPMPGSYAPGHIPSAGHMPGTVPPYASGYSAYPGQTHNSPYLQRKAAKAQRKQAKKALKYGIPVAGVAGAGVGAYAMHKAHKHKGYKHKKGSKSSSSSSSSSSSSSSD is encoded by the exons ATGGCTCAAGCTCCATTCCTCAATCCG ACTCTGCCGTTTGTCGGACCAATACAAAACGGTTTGAAACAAGGCACGTTGCTTAGCTTCCAAGGTACATCATTCCCGTCTTCAAACAG ggtctgtataaatttacaaattggcCCGAGTGTTGCTCCTCGAGACGCTGTCGCCTTGTTTGTTGCTTTAGACTTTAATCGCAACTTGATTGTCAGGAATTCTATTCAAGCACAAAATTGGGGCGTAGAGGAAACTCATGGTCCACCTGTGTCTCTCATTCGAGGCCAGCCTTTCAAATTGGATATATTGTGTGATGCTTACGACTATAAA atcgCATTCAATGGATCCCATTACACAGAAATGAAACATAGGGTACCATTTCAAAGTGTGTTTTATTTAGCTATCGACGGAGAAGCACAATtacatagtatacatataaattccCCCGGAAGTACACAATTTGGTGGTCCGACAATGCCGATGCCTGGTAATCCACCGGGGTATATGCCAATGCCTGGGCAGATGCCGGTTCCCGGACAAATGCCTATGCCTGGACAGATGCCAATGCCTGGAAGCTATGCACCTGGACATATACCATCAGCGGGTCATATGCCTGGAACTGTTCCGCCATATGCTTCAGGTTATAGTGCCTATCCTGGCCAAACTCATAATTCTCCTTATTTGCAG cGTAAAGCAGCTAAAGCTCAAAGAAAACAAGCCAAAAAAGCTCTGAAATATGGTATTCCTGTAGCTGGAGTTGCTGGAGCTGGTGTTGGTGCGTATGCTATGCACAAAGCGCATAAGCATAAAgggtataaacataaaaaggGATCAAAGTCATCAAgcagtagtagtagtagcagtagcagcagcagcagtgattga
- the LOC114119320 gene encoding uncharacterized protein LOC114119320 isoform X2, protein MGSSTIILFFLFFYFCGEPIAANNPTGAGDCDYSKKVMCHIKGNMQASSPDLVNLEPKDIPPECEVIVYGRARIDENSVLKVDEEYLKSLTELNKPVIVTLSRGKLFSGWVKVLTPDGNTKETNMLCEFAKKHKIQGYILKSLTPQPNEKYNEDVGKYIISYLKQLNCCPDLIIGVAVDPHFLSVLTNERLLNFCEMNDLVTFYYIQTFRLNYCDPKLYNGLTPIGKSNPNAPKNLFIMEDVVTYLKESKIDFTKVSFVVDIIPDDINAKVFSSYSQVCKGKFDCSTWCVQTTKNLYDKGKYVKDLQCGIMVMILDLDDIQNDCECDSPFFGFKNVIAGFTGGSHTPCQKFDVQSMGFPFY, encoded by the exons atgggtAGTTCAACAATcattttgttctttttatttttttatttctgcgGTGAACCGATTGCAGCAAACAATCCGACGG gTGCGGGAGACTGTGACTATTCTAAAAAAGTAATGTGCCATATCAAAGGAAACATGCAGGCTAGTAGCCCAGATTTAGTTAATCTAGAACCTAAAGACATACCACCTGAATGTGAAGTTATTGTTTATGGCCGAGCTCGAATCGACGAAAACTCTGTATTAAAAGTGGATGAAG aatATCTCAAATCATTGACAGAATTGAATAAGCCTGTGATTGTGACACTCTCAAGAGGAAAATTATTCAGTGGATGGGTTAAAGTATTAACGCCTGATGGTAATACTAAAGAAACAAATATGTTATGTGAATTCgcaaaaaaacacaaaatacagGGATACATTCTGAAATCTCTTACACCACAACcc aatgaaaaatacaatgagGACGTTGGAAAGTacattatatcttatttaaaacaattaaattgttgCCCTGATTTGATAATCGGTGTCGCTGTTGATCCACATTTTTTATCTGTACTTACTAATGAACGCT tgttaaatttttgtgAAATGAACGATTTAGTGACCTTCTACTATATTCAAACGTTTCGATTGAATTATTGTGATCCTAAATTGTATAATGGCTTGACACCAATTGGAAAAAGTAATCCAAATGCTCCCAAAAATCTCTTCataatg gAAGATGTAGTAACATATCTAAAGGAatcaaaaatagattttacaaAAGTATCATTTGTTGTTGATATTATCCCAGATGACATCAATGCAAAAGTTTTTAGTTCATATTCACAA GTGTGTAAGGGAAAATTTGATTGTTCAACATGGTGTGTACAAActactaaaaatttatatgataag GGGAAATATGTTAAAGACCTTCAATGTGGAATTATGGTCATGATTTTAGATCTCGATGATATCCAGAACGACTGTGAATGCGATTCACCGTTTTTTGGATTTAAGAACGTAATTGCTGGCTTCACTGGTGGTTCACATACACCATGTCAGAAGTTTGACGTTCAATCAATGGGATTtccattttattga
- the LOC114119320 gene encoding uncharacterized protein LOC114119320 isoform X1, translating into MGSSTIILFFLFFYFCGEPIAANNPTGAGDCDYSKKVMCHIKGNMQASSPDLVNLEPKDIPPECEVIVYGRARIDENSVLKVDEEYLKSLTELNKPVIVTLSRGKLFSGWVKVLTPDGNTKETNMLCEFAKKHKIQGYILKSLTPQPNEKYNEDVGKYIISYLKQLNCCPDLIIGVAVDPHFLSVLTNERLLNFCEMNDLVTFYYIQTFRLNYCDPKLYNGLTPIGKSNPNAPKNLFIMEDVVTYLKESKIDFTKVSFVVDIIPDDINAKVFSSYSQVCKGKFDCSTWCVQTTKNLYDKGKYVKDLQCGIMVMILDLDDIQNDCECDSPFFGFKNVIAGFTGGSHTPCQKFDVQSMGFPFY; encoded by the exons ATGGGTAGTTCAACAATcattttgttctttttatttttttatttctgcgGTGAACCGATTGCAGCAAACAATCCGACGG gTGCGGGAGACTGTGACTATTCTAAAAAAGTAATGTGCCATATCAAAGGAAACATGCAGGCTAGTAGCCCAGATTTAGTTAATCTAGAACCTAAAGACATACCACCTGAATGTGAAGTTATTGTTTATGGCCGAGCTCGAATCGACGAAAACTCTGTATTAAAAGTGGATGAAG aatATCTCAAATCATTGACAGAATTGAATAAGCCTGTGATTGTGACACTCTCAAGAGGAAAATTATTCAGTGGATGGGTTAAAGTATTAACGCCTGATGGTAATACTAAAGAAACAAATATGTTATGTGAATTCgcaaaaaaacacaaaatacagGGATACATTCTGAAATCTCTTACACCACAACcc aatgaaaaatacaatgagGACGTTGGAAAGTacattatatcttatttaaaacaattaaattgttgCCCTGATTTGATAATCGGTGTCGCTGTTGATCCACATTTTTTATCTGTACTTACTAATGAACGCT tgttaaatttttgtgAAATGAACGATTTAGTGACCTTCTACTATATTCAAACGTTTCGATTGAATTATTGTGATCCTAAATTGTATAATGGCTTGACACCAATTGGAAAAAGTAATCCAAATGCTCCCAAAAATCTCTTCataatg gAAGATGTAGTAACATATCTAAAGGAatcaaaaatagattttacaaAAGTATCATTTGTTGTTGATATTATCCCAGATGACATCAATGCAAAAGTTTTTAGTTCATATTCACAA GTGTGTAAGGGAAAATTTGATTGTTCAACATGGTGTGTACAAActactaaaaatttatatgataag GGGAAATATGTTAAAGACCTTCAATGTGGAATTATGGTCATGATTTTAGATCTCGATGATATCCAGAACGACTGTGAATGCGATTCACCGTTTTTTGGATTTAAGAACGTAATTGCTGGCTTCACTGGTGGTTCACATACACCATGTCAGAAGTTTGACGTTCAATCAATGGGATTtccattttattga